A region of Ochotona princeps isolate mOchPri1 chromosome 9, mOchPri1.hap1, whole genome shotgun sequence DNA encodes the following proteins:
- the LOC101528014 gene encoding prothymosin alpha-like, with amino-acid sequence MSDVAVDTSSEITTKDLKEKKEVVEEAKNGRDGPANVNANEENGEQEADKEEGGEEEEEEGDWEEEEEEAKATTGKQAAEDYDNVDTKKQKTH; translated from the coding sequence ATGTCCGACGTGGCCGTGGACACCAGCTCCGAGATCACCACCAAGGAcctgaaggagaagaaggaggtggtggaggaggcaAAGAACGGGAGAGACGGTCCCGCCAACGTTAACGCAAATGAGGAAAACGGAGAGCAGGAGGCGgacaaggaggaaggaggagaggaagaggaggaagagggtgactgggaggaggaggaggaggaggccaaggCCACAACAGGcaagcaggcagcagaggactatGACAACGTGGACACCAAGAAGCAGAAGACCCACTAA